A section of the Streptomyces sp. 6-11-2 genome encodes:
- the mgrA gene encoding L-glyceraldehyde 3-phosphate reductase, translating into MTYVADPERYDGTMRYRRTGRSGLDLPVLSLGYWHNFGDDRPFETQRQIALRAFDLGITHHDLANNYGPPYGSAEINFGRLMKQDLAPYRDEMVISTKAGWDMWPGPYGQGGGSRKYLLASLDQSLKRMGLDYVDVFYSHRLDASTPLEETMGALDTAVRQGKALYVGISSYDAERSRQAAAILRELGTPLLIHQPSYSMVNRWIETEGLLETAEEEGFGVIGFTALAQGLLTGRYLDGVPEDSRAAQGTSFDTAWLSEDMLRRLRALNDIAARRGQTLAQMALAWALRDERVTSLVIGASRVEQLEQNVAALDRMDFSAEELAEIDEYATDGGVDLWQSARTGKLG; encoded by the coding sequence ATGACCTACGTCGCGGATCCTGAGCGTTACGACGGCACCATGCGCTACCGGCGCACCGGCCGCTCGGGGCTCGACCTGCCCGTCCTGTCCCTGGGCTACTGGCACAACTTCGGCGACGACCGGCCCTTCGAGACCCAGCGCCAGATCGCCCTGCGCGCCTTCGACCTGGGCATCACCCATCACGACCTGGCGAACAACTACGGCCCGCCCTACGGCTCGGCGGAGATCAACTTCGGGCGCCTGATGAAGCAGGACCTCGCGCCGTACCGGGACGAGATGGTGATCTCCACCAAGGCGGGCTGGGACATGTGGCCCGGCCCCTACGGCCAGGGCGGCGGTTCCCGCAAGTACCTGCTCGCCTCGCTGGACCAGTCACTGAAGCGCATGGGCCTGGACTACGTCGACGTCTTCTACTCCCACCGGCTGGACGCGAGCACGCCGCTGGAGGAGACGATGGGCGCGCTGGACACCGCCGTCCGCCAGGGCAAGGCCCTGTACGTCGGCATCTCCTCCTACGACGCCGAGCGCAGCCGGCAGGCCGCCGCCATCCTGCGCGAGCTGGGCACCCCGCTGCTCATCCACCAGCCCTCGTACAGCATGGTCAACCGCTGGATCGAGACCGAGGGGCTGCTGGAGACCGCGGAGGAGGAGGGCTTCGGCGTCATCGGTTTCACCGCCCTGGCCCAGGGGCTGCTGACCGGGCGCTACCTCGACGGCGTGCCGGAGGACTCGCGGGCCGCGCAGGGCACCTCCTTCGACACCGCCTGGCTGTCCGAGGACATGCTGCGCAGGCTGCGGGCCCTGAACGACATCGCGGCCCGCCGCGGGCAGACCCTCGCCCAGATGGCGCTCGCCTGGGCGCTGCGCGACGAGCGCGTCACCTCCTTGGTGATCGGCGCCTCCCGGGTGGAGCAGCTGGAGCAGAACGTGGCCGCGCTGGACCGCATGGACTTCAGCGCCGAGGAGCTGGCCGAGATCGACGAGTACGCCACCGACGGCGGCGTCGACCTGTGGCAGTCCGCCCGCACCGGAAAGCTCGGCTGA
- a CDS encoding roadblock/LC7 domain-containing protein gives MTGQTTADDKLTWLLEGLLERTPGARHALVLSRDGLKLCRTPELTPDQADQLAAIAAGIQSLSHGASTEFGDGTGGVRSAMTEFYGGVLFIVEAGEGAHLALLTTEDADAGLVGHTMSELVEQLGEHLTAPPRAA, from the coding sequence ATGACCGGCCAGACCACCGCCGACGACAAGCTCACCTGGCTCCTGGAGGGCCTGCTGGAGCGGACCCCGGGCGCGCGGCACGCGCTGGTGCTGTCCCGGGACGGACTGAAGCTGTGCCGCACCCCGGAACTCACCCCCGACCAGGCCGACCAGCTCGCCGCGATCGCCGCGGGCATCCAGTCGCTGTCGCACGGCGCGTCCACCGAGTTCGGCGACGGCACCGGCGGCGTCCGCTCGGCGATGACCGAGTTCTACGGAGGGGTGCTGTTCATCGTCGAGGCCGGCGAGGGCGCGCATCTGGCGTTGCTCACCACCGAGGACGCCGACGCCGGGCTCGTCGGGCACACGATGAGCGAGCTCGTGGAGCAGCTGGGCGAGCACCTCACCGCGCCGCCGCGTGCCGCCTGA
- a CDS encoding PP2C family protein-serine/threonine phosphatase, which translates to MSSWQGRFADRAQGWQSGHILLLIPVALIVLITVSDIVAPSDIVLGPLLVIAPAITAWFEGPWITGVIGAAAVAAQGFAGWRLGILPSREVFVQMIALAVLSLLVVALCAVRDRRSRELAQVRSVAEAAQRVLLWPLPTRIGPLQLASLYLAAEDEASIGGDLYAAARTDSGARVMIGDVRGKGLPAIGEAALLLGAFREAAHHHAALPSLAASLERSITRYLSDFEPEEEAGERFVTALLLEIPDDEPVVRLTSCGHVAPLLLRPDRSVVMPDLTPAPPLGVGLTDPNGSVVDVLPFGLGDTLLLYTDGAVEARDGRGVFYPLVERTAQWADGSPESLLHHVQRDLLGHTGGRLDDDVALIAIRRVPASPTAHRFGRTVQAQATR; encoded by the coding sequence GTGAGTTCCTGGCAGGGGCGTTTCGCCGACCGGGCGCAGGGGTGGCAGTCGGGTCACATACTGTTGCTGATCCCGGTCGCGCTCATCGTCCTCATCACCGTGTCCGACATCGTCGCCCCTTCCGACATCGTGCTCGGCCCGCTGCTGGTGATAGCCCCCGCGATCACCGCCTGGTTCGAGGGACCGTGGATCACAGGGGTCATCGGTGCCGCCGCGGTGGCGGCCCAGGGGTTCGCGGGCTGGCGGCTGGGCATCCTGCCGTCGCGGGAAGTGTTCGTGCAGATGATCGCCCTCGCGGTGCTCTCCTTGCTGGTCGTGGCCCTGTGCGCGGTCCGCGACCGCCGCTCGCGCGAGCTGGCCCAGGTCCGGTCCGTCGCCGAAGCCGCGCAGCGGGTGCTGCTGTGGCCCCTGCCCACCCGGATCGGCCCGCTTCAACTCGCCTCTCTCTACCTGGCCGCGGAGGACGAGGCGTCGATCGGCGGCGATCTCTACGCGGCCGCCCGCACCGACAGCGGTGCCCGGGTGATGATCGGCGACGTACGCGGCAAGGGGCTGCCCGCCATCGGCGAGGCGGCCCTGCTGCTCGGCGCCTTCCGCGAGGCCGCCCATCACCACGCCGCCCTGCCCTCGCTCGCCGCCTCCCTGGAGCGGAGCATCACCCGCTACCTCTCCGACTTCGAACCCGAGGAGGAGGCCGGGGAGCGCTTCGTCACCGCACTGCTGCTGGAGATCCCGGACGACGAGCCGGTCGTGCGGCTGACCAGTTGCGGCCATGTGGCACCGCTGCTGCTGAGACCGGACAGATCGGTGGTGATGCCGGACCTCACTCCCGCCCCGCCACTCGGGGTCGGCCTGACCGACCCCAACGGCTCCGTCGTCGACGTACTGCCCTTCGGCCTCGGCGACACCCTGCTGCTCTACACCGACGGGGCCGTCGAGGCCCGTGACGGCCGCGGCGTCTTCTACCCGCTGGTCGAGCGGACGGCCCAGTGGGCCGACGGTTCCCCGGAGTCCCTGCTCCACCACGTCCAGCGCGACCTGCTCGGCCACACCGGCGGGCGCCTCGACGACGACGTGGCCCTGATCGCCATCCGCCGTGTCCCCGCCTCGCCCACCGCTCACCGCTTCGGCCGGACGGTCCAGGCCCAGGCCACCCGCTGA